Part of the bacterium genome, AATTTAATTGAGAGCGAACTTTTTGGATATGAGAAAGGGGCCTTTACCGGTGCGCAGGAGAGAAAAATCGGCAGGCTGGAAATGGCGGACCAAGGAACCCTGTTTTTAGATGAGATCGGAAACATGCCTTTGGCCATGCAGATGAAGCTTCTGCGCGTCATCCAGGAGCGGGTGATATACCGGTTGGGTGGTAAAATACAGATACCCATTGATCTGCGTTTGATCACGGCAACCAATCTTGATTTAAAGCAAAGTATCCGGTCAGGACTGTTTCGCGAGGATTTTTTTTACCGGCTAAATGAATTTCCGCTGCATATTCCACCTTTGCGGGAGCGCGGTGATGATATACAAATTTTGGCAAAATTTTTTCTGGATAAATTCAACCGGGAATTTCAAAAGCAGATTACGGAAATTTCACCGGAGGCGCATCACTGTTTGGCAACCCATCCTTGGCCCGGCAATGTCCGCGAACTCCAGGCGGTAATAAAGCGTGGTGTGATATTGGCTGTCGACCAGTTGCGTCCCGAGCATCTTCCCAGCGAACTTAGCGCAGGTCATAAGCCGAAGCAGCATTCTTTTATGATTGAAGCGGATCTGGACGAAATCCGGCCGATCAAGGAAGTTTCCAAGGAGGTGGTGTCGCGTATTGAGCGGCGCCTTATCCAGCGGGCACTGGAGAAATCCGGCAATAACAAAGTTAAGACCGCCAAGTGGTTGGGGATTGATTACAAGACTTTGTTTAACAAGCTTAAGCAATATCATATCGAGCGCGAGTCGCACCCGGAAGATACGGGTTCCGAACCGGTCCTGCCGTATGTTGGGGAGCAAAATAATTTACGTAATTTTAAACAATTTTAGGGAAAGAGAGGAGGTCATCAGATGGCTTGGATCTGGATTTGGATCAGCACCAGTCTACCGGTCGTATTGGCGGTGAGTATTGTCGTTGAGACGGTTCAGCAACACGCAATATGGACGATTCTATATAGGAGTAGTCTGATTACGTTGATTTATGGGTGCGTGGTTTTTTTAATGGGAGTGTTTATCCTGGCGTATTTACAACCCCGGGAAAGTAAGGAAGAGCAAGTCAGTCAGACAGAAAAACAGACAGCGGGAAACCCGGTACAAAAAAAACCGGCAATTAGTAAAAAGGCAGCGGTCGGACATAAAACCGGATAAAGGCTGTTTTCGACGAAGAGCATCTGTCTGGAAGTGGGGGGCACAAGTTCATGGACCCGGAAGAAGTAAAAGATTGGCAAGCATATAAAGAACAGAATGATCCCGATGCCTATACGCGGATATGCGAACGCCATTTGCGGGCGGTGAAACGCATTGTTGGGCGGATGTATATATATATCAGCGATGGCGCACTTGATCAGGAGGATCTGGTGCATGCGGGTGTGGTGGGATTGATTAATGCGATCGAAAAATTTGATCCCGGTTTCAATATTCCATTTATTGAATTTGCCTATAAGCGTATCCGCGGGGCTGTTTATGATGAGTTACGGACATTGGACGGATTTTCATCCCGCAGTCGGCGCCAAAAACAGAATTTAGAAAAAATAAAAGAATATTTGCAGCACAAATTTTTACGGTCTCCCACAGAAGAGGAAACCGCTGATGAGATGGGAATCAGTCTGGACCAGTTTCGCATTTTGCAGAATAGTCTTAAAACGGTAAAGCCGGAACCATTGGATTGGAAGCATGAAGAGACCATCGGTGTTTCCCGGGGCATGGAAAAAATGAAGAATTGGATTCCCAATGTAGATGGGTTGTCCCAGGCGGAAAAATACCGGATTGTTGCCAGTCAAATTGATCAGCTGCCGA contains:
- a CDS encoding sigma-54 dependent transcriptional regulator — protein: MERNKKMKIAAIDDEPEICWLITRILEEEGHIPLVADNGLDGLAMVQAENPDVVFLDLRLPGMDGLEVLRKIREFDKQMMVIILSAFESFEAAVQAMKLGSYDFLTKPINVEEMKITLRNALRTKKLVSEVETLKRQAALTWEAKQIIGNCPEIQNIYRQIELASQHNIAVLILGESGTGKELLAKAVHFNSTRKKGPFICIDCSTIPENLIESELFGYEKGAFTGAQERKIGRLEMADQGTLFLDEIGNMPLAMQMKLLRVIQERVIYRLGGKIQIPIDLRLITATNLDLKQSIRSGLFREDFFYRLNEFPLHIPPLRERGDDIQILAKFFLDKFNREFQKQITEISPEAHHCLATHPWPGNVRELQAVIKRGVILAVDQLRPEHLPSELSAGHKPKQHSFMIEADLDEIRPIKEVSKEVVSRIERRLIQRALEKSGNNKVKTAKWLGIDYKTLFNKLKQYHIERESHPEDTGSEPVLPYVGEQNNLRNFKQF
- a CDS encoding FliA/WhiG family RNA polymerase sigma factor; amino-acid sequence: MDPEEVKDWQAYKEQNDPDAYTRICERHLRAVKRIVGRMYIYISDGALDQEDLVHAGVVGLINAIEKFDPGFNIPFIEFAYKRIRGAVYDELRTLDGFSSRSRRQKQNLEKIKEYLQHKFLRSPTEEETADEMGISLDQFRILQNSLKTVKPEPLDWKHEETIGVSRGMEKMKNWIPNVDGLSQAEKYRIVASQIDQLPKRSRLVLGLYYREGLTLKEIARVMDLTESRICQIHAAAIEVLQQQLQDIETAFGGKIRIKVSG